Below is a genomic region from Castanea sativa cultivar Marrone di Chiusa Pesio chromosome 2, ASM4071231v1.
aagataatatttatgatatgaccacgattttgaaaaattattcaGAAACACGGGTTAATACTTAGCTGCTGGTTCAGGACCTCGggtacttatatatatatatatatatatatatatatatatatatatatatttttttttttttttttttttttggggtcttcCCCTGAACAGGGTTAATACAAGCAAAGTATAATAGTTGtttcaaatgaaattttaaataatttagttGAATCATGATAAGAGTTTAGCTTAGATCAAGGACTTGGGACAGTTAGACAGAGTACTACCTTGAGATATATTGGAAGAGGGTGATCTTTGTTGGTATTAGAACTCTCATCTTCTATATCAATCTCTGAATACCTATTTCTAAGGTATGCCTAAGCCATGAATTCAATGTTGTGACCAAAACCAGCACTCCCAGCAATCTGCATAGACCCCATCGTTGGAAGTGACAATGACATGTCCTCAACTTCATCCTCCCTCCTAATTTCCATGTTATTGGCCAGCAACAACAGTTAGCTTGCTAGAAGCTCAAACTATGTAATAGGGTTCAATCAAATTTGTAATGAAATGAATCAACTGTAAGAAATCAAAAGCTTGCCTAATATTGAGGAGGCAGGGTATAGGTTGGTGGGCCACATGCTTCCCATGCATAGTTTTAGGATTATGAAAGGCTTTGTTTTAGTTCCCACATGCTCTTGCAACCATTATGACTTGCCTAGAGAACATGCCAAGAACATGACTATTGACTATGAATAAGCTATCTTGTTGTGCTTATTAAGTAGGTTCTCACAAGTAAGAATTTTCCCCCAAGACAATGTGCACACAAAAAAGGAAATTCTCCAAGGAGCCTTAACCCTCCATGTGGCTTTCCAAGGGAAAGGCATAGGGGATGGTGAGGTCTCATAAAAAGATCACACAGTGGACCGCACTATTCTTTAGCTTCCATCTCATTTGATCTTCTCCCTCCCTAATGGGGAACATGAGAATCTAACAAATGGAGGAATGCAGCCACCCCATcaatctcccaatcattaaaactTCTCATGAAGCCCACAGCCCAACTCCTCCTTTCGCCCGCCTCCTGTCTCTCCAACAATGATTCCACAAAAGCATCCTTATCCATGGCAATTTCAAACAGGACAAGAAACATCTTCAAAGGCTAATCCCTACACCACAATCAGGCCAGAATCAAATTTGACTATCGAGGCCCGCATCAAACCGAATGCATTGTAAAAAAAGAACTACCCTCATTCTAACACTCTTCCACAACCCACAACCATGACCATCTCGAACAGGTTTCGAATACCACCAATTCCACTCCTCCCCATACTTCACAGTAACTACCCACCTCCACAGTTAGTTTTCCTCCAACCCAAACTGCCATAACCACTTACCCAACAAAGATTGATTGAAAGAAGTAGTAAGTTTCCAAATCCCCAACCCTCTGCTAGCCAAGGGAGTGCACATCCAACCAAATGATGTTTGAACTCTCCTAAACCATTCCACAAAAAATTCCTCTGTAACCTCTCTATTCTATTCACTACACTAGTGGGAATGGTGAATAAAGATGAATAATATCTAGGCAAGCTCGAAAGTGTACTCTTCAATAGCGTCAACCTTCTCCCTTTTGATAAATACAAAAAGTATCTTCCTTCATATTCACATTGATGAACACAAAACATCTCAATattacaaaaaagcaaaaagagtTTAGGAACTAAAAAAACTGAATTACAATGTGTAAAAAACAAGCatgagaccaatcaaacaaggTACAAATCAACAAGGATTTCAATTGATCTAGAGTTCTCTCAATGTCCTTGAACATACGGCTATTCCCTTCCTATCCACATCAAACATAACAAAGTAAGATTTCGAACATTCAAATAGTGCTTCCCACCAATTCCTCCATCCAAATAATAGGTCAACTACTGTCTACAGCATTACCCACTAAGCCACAAACATCTTAAAAACTTCACTCCACTATGGTGAGCAgcctcatttttttataattaaaaagaaagggcTCAACTCAAGTACACAAGGAGTACAATGTGTTTCAatgcaaagattttttttatttttttatttttgttttataatttgatagtttgaGGAGGGGGATTTGAAACCTGGATGTCTCCTTCAGAAACACCAGAGGTGCCAACTAATTGAAccacaaggctcttggcaatgATTTTTTAGATGTTTATTGACTTTATTCATTAaggttaaagtttttttttcccctttttgtgGTGGGATTTGGCTGTCTCTACTGGTAATTAATTGATTAGAATCCTATACCTTCTTCCATCAGCAGAAGTATGCTCTATCCAATCTGTTGAGGCCTCTCTAGTGGAGCTTGGCTGGACACTTGTTgcctgaaaattttgataagtgTGTACATGTCAAGAATCCAGATAAATAGCACTTCAGACAGCAAAGAAGCAAAAACAATTTGACCATGATGCTGAAAAACTCAGCAACTatgttaaaaggagaaaaagaaagacttcTTACCGATGCAACAGAAGTGGGAACCGAAGGTTGTTCAACACTGTGCTGCACAGATGTAACAGGGGCAGTGCTCTGGCTTTCAGATGGTAAATTAAGTTGTCTCGAAGAAGAAATACTGGGTGGATGCATTTGAGATGTAGACTGATACTGGGTGGGGGcattaaaatttatatgtagTTGACCATAAGAAGATGGTGCAAACTGCATAAATGTAATTATATAGATTCAAGGCCCAAAGAATtggaataaattataaaattcagaaataaGAATACTTTGAAATCTTACAGTATATGACGGAGTGAGAGGTCTTTCTGGGCCACCTAATCCAGGTGAATAGTTATTGGGATTTTGAGCATTAAGCTGAGGAATTGGTTTTTCATATGCAATGTGCATGTTTGGCTGAGCAACTGGCAATGGAATTTCCTGTGATGGCAGTGTAGCATGACCTGGCTGACCAGCTCTTGGGGGTAACTGCGGCATTGGCTGAGAGAATTGGGGTTGCAAAGTTTGATGAGGAGGCAATCCAACATTCATAAGCGGAACACCTCTGCCAACAGGATAAAAATGTTGAGAAGGCACAGGATTGAATTGCTGGGGCTGCTGAGCTGGAACCACCTGTCGGAactgcagcaaaaaaaaaaaatcatttaaaaagattttattttgattcatGTTAATAATATATACGGGTGATACAAACTCAGCTAGAAAGGATGCATTACTTGAGAACACATGGGTGGAACAAAACTCCGGGGAGGTTCCATCGAACCAATTATTGGAGGCTGAAGAGGCTTtgccaacaaaaagaaaaattaattagcaaaagaaagaaaaaaccaatagatcaatttaatcaataaaaacCCCCCATCTTTTGGTCACTATGGTAACAGATCCTAACTAAGAAAAGCTTCCGTGCATGGGCTTTTATCCCTTGAAACCAacctttttttatgaaaaaaaaaattggctttcAAGGGATATAAGCTCATAAGCCTGGAAAACCAACCTTTTAAACCACATGAGCCTAGAAACATAAATTTATAAGGGAAGCCCAGTTGATGTTTACTTCAGAATTTAAGTTACTCTAAGGTATAAAAGCCTTATGGTATAAATGCTTTAtattgaaataaaagaaaatactcTCTAGAACTAACTGTTTCATAAGACATAAACACTACAAGAAACAGTTCTCTGGGCACACTACCTGTACACCTGAAAATCGAGGATTATTGGCCATATAAGCAAAGTCACGAGCCTTTAGAAAGCAAAAACAACTGCAGAACCAACAATCACCACAAACACCTTAGAATTGTCCAAGATATAGCATACTAAGATTGAAGTTTCAAATTAGCATGTAGTGTAACAcgaaaatggaaaaatatgaattttgccaaacatacataaaatttgacttaatgttgtaaaCTAATAAAGAGGAGTTATGTTTTACCACTTCATAATGTAAAATGCTGGGCAATAGGCCCATAAAAGAAAGGTAGTCAGCATATTCATGTCAAGAAGAATGAGCAGCAATGAGAGAACATGGAATGAGAAACAAAGGCATGCATTGGAAGGTGGAGGTGGCATTAATCAAGGATAGGATGACAAAAGGACATCTCAAATGGTTTGGCAATGCATAATAAACTCATCCAACATTACAGAGCGTGAGAGTTTAATTTGACTTAATGTACAGGAGTAAAAACAATATTCTTTCCAAAGTGTCCTATACAATAGGCTATAAAGATCACATTAGACATTACCTCTGTAACAAACCTCTTTTTCAAGGTTCaccaattttgcattttttaacccTCGTGTAATGTTTGGGCGGGGGAGGAGGCTGCGgggcatcatccttaggctcatcATCATGCTGCAAAGACATTAGATGCATACAGTCAATATTTGGTGTAATGATAAGATAAAATGAACTGCAAAATAGGCCTATACATCGTAATTAATGGTATCGTACCATAGAGCTgcctttgtgtcctattttgtgtccACCTGTCCCACAAGTGGGAGCTCTTCTAGCACGTTGCGGTCTACCTCGTGGGGGTGAGGGCTGATGAGGGGGATGCTCGTCCGGTACATCAGTATCTGGCTGAAGAGTGTCAATCCCAACTGGAGGTCCTAGAGGgtcagatgaggatgaggaaggtgggtaatgatgctcTGTGTACAGGCCAGGAGTGGGGATCATTGTCATGGGTTCCGTACGGGGTGGGTCTATGGGCAAAGTGGGTGCACTGGAGCTGGTGGATGGGTTTGAGGGTGTCTCGGGGTGCATAGGAGGGGTCAACTGAGAATGAATACCGAGATCGAAACTGGGCTGCGAaggtggggtgggtgaagggacctcGGGCTGAGGAGATGCATCTACCATGGGTGGAGGGACCTCAGGCTGGAGAGATGCGTGCGGGATGGGTGCAGGTATCTCAGGACTACTTACAACCCGAGTGGTTGTTGCACaccgaccacggcccctagctgcacttgtgcttcggcttgctgtagcaggccgaccacggcccctagctgcacTTGTGCTTCGGCTTGCTGTAACAGGCCcaccacggcccctagctgcaGTAGCACGGGTCGATGTACTTACGGGTGCTGCGCTTGTGCTTGGGGTTGCAGTAGCTGCTGATTCAGTCTCATGCTCATTGTTTGCCTCCCCATTTGCTGCAGGACCACCACCAAGCCCAGCTAGATCATTTAGGACGCGTCGGACATGGTTATGTGCTCGGCTGCCTATAGGAAGCATCTCCAACAACGCTAAATGGCTTTCAATCTGAAACCGagaaagaaccagtacaatTAGATTTGAGACATTTACATATCAATTGTAGAATGGATAATATAGTATTTATTAATCTACCCAAATACTCAACTAAGATATGTCTAATTAGAACACATTACCGATATATCTAATTTTGCGCTGTTGCGGTCGACATACTTTTGAGTGACCGAACGGTACCAGCGGTAATAGTCATGATCGCGAGGCATCTCACCAGTctgaggaggtgcatggcaaagTCGTTGTTGTCTCATATCCCATGTAAGGATATACGGTCcatgctcctccctccaattcttTTCCACCTTCCCACGCAAGTCCATTCTATGCAGTCTTTCATTGTACACAACATGGTCGGGCCGCTCTTGCTCCAACCCAAACTGACGAAGGACACGATCTGGGTGGTGTAtctctactatgcaaaaacacacaagtggcACCCTTGCCGTCCACGTATCCCTCCCTGCAACGCAAAAGTTAGGAAGGTGGCCGAAGTCTGCCTCGTATGGCTGCCACACAatctacaatagaaacaaaaaacaattatcataacatcAAGGAATGTGAAACAAGGGAGAATAcatagataaagggaaaaacaaaaattaaaacagaaaaTATGTTAAAGGATGAAGCAAtcatattcttaaggaaaattaacataaccaaACAGAATTTTTGTTTGCCATACTTGGTCCGGCTGCAATCTAACTAATTGCTCGCGATAGTGGATCAAGGCCATGCCGGATGGCCTACTCTTCGAGcttggcacccgcacccacctacagttacgagcgaataacataagataagataataccCATGTTATAGTTACTAAGAAGAGTACATTGCAGAACACACACAATATCAgaaaaatacttacttaaatgcaagtggagcaTATGGCCATGGTCCATAATCACATCCAGGTGGGGGCTCTATCCtcgggcacaagaatggcaaccttgcccatgcccaatactggaccaatGTGCACGCCCCACCAATCTGTGATGCCCCACCAATCTGTGATGCCCCTTTCTCGCTTGCCCGACACAACTCTCTGTACAACCAAGCCAagcaaccactaccccaactatactgtGGCAGATCACGAAGGTCACGCAAGAACGCCAAGAACATCAAatgcaccctatctcccgacttgtccatgaaaagCTTATCCCTTAGCAgcgctaaaatatagcaccggGCATACTGGTGTATCTGCATCTCCGTTGCGTTATGAGGCAGTGGCACTGCAATGGCTTCAACAAGGCGGctgatgagaattctttgccccaccaaagttttgttgtcattcgccggagtaaaaccaagcaactccatACACAGATCTCGCCAATCCCCATCCACCACAGCagtcggcccaaccaagacctcaccgtctataggaagtccaaagatgacctccacatcttgtagggtgattgacatctcaccatgtggaagatggaacgtatgcatctccggccgccatcgctcaactagggccgatattaggcaatgatctatctctctggaAGGGGTCCTAAACAATCCTTCCAGCCTTAGCAACTTGATAATATCAATCACCCGATTATCTCCCATCTGAATGCTTGCCATCTCCTTAGTGCGACCATGGCATGTAAGTGGGCCCGGGTCCtgcaaaatccataaaaattatagcaGTTGTTACAACTACAAATACAACtttgaaagaacttgctaactaaaagtcaaagacaacgtaaaaattaaagtgGTTGTTAGAgctagatatttcacctcgccattccaaatgtcctctgaTCGATGATATCGTTGTCGCGTCAACAATGACTCATCAAGCGGACCAGGGTGCAAGATCTGTGGCTCGTCATCAATCCGAGGCTCCATACTACAAACATTCAGATACTCAACCGTGAGATCATTAATAGTGTGGGGCAAAGGAATGCTATTCTACATGCAAAATAAATCTATACTGAAGTTATGCTTATtggcattatttaaaaaaggatGCTAAAAGAATGGAAAGCAAGAAGAACTACAGCCTTGATCTTTTCTGTTCCTATGTTTAcctattcacttttttttttttttttttgtggatgtTTTTTGAATTTACTGAATTGATCCTATCTGGGTTTGCAGACTTTTTGATTATTTCTGAATTGGTTTCATTTGACATTTGTTACTTAGTGACTGAAACAGTAAAAATTTTGATGTCTCAAGCTAGTTAATAGGATAATTTGGTAATTGTCAGTAAGCACTCTAATTTAGTTACTGGTTGATTATGGCCATCTTTTTAATGGATTCCTATGGAGAAATCTAGAGCTTGTGCAATTAAAAAATCCCATGAAagtttgatgggtttttttttttttttttggttaggtaAGATGTTGAAGTCACTAAAATAAGATGAAACCATAACATAACTGTTAAGAGGAGATTcaatttgaacaatgccttcTTAGCTGCATTTATcagttccttttttttatatatacaaattaataataacaccATCTCAAATTGCTTTGTCACATAAAATCATCAAACACAACCTTGTGCACAGAAACAATGCTTTGCCCCTAATGTCCAATCAACTAATGTGCCTGAACACATTTCAAGGAAAATCATCTATCTCTGGGTTTGAGTGGCATTTCACCCTAATAACAACAATTTCTACCCTCTGCCCAAATGGAGGGCTAAGCTGAAAAGAAAACAACGGCAAAAAAAACTAGTTCTAATGATTTGCTTCTGAAACATTGAgatatctaaataaaaaaactctctcCGACCACTCtcattccaaatttccaattattagtattattttattctataacAACACTCTTCGACGGCTAAACGGAAACTCTCATTCCAAAGGAAGTACTCGACCCATTATAAACAAGACCCAAATCAGAAACACAACACTGAACTAAAAATCCTTTCTTCCCTGATTTGTACTGGGTCTCCACTCTCCAActcaatcaaaatttgaaaaagcaaaaaagaaactaaaacaaaagcaaaagcaagCAATGGCGGCTTACCCGGTTgcacataaataataataataataagtaatgcTTGATTAGGcttgatgaaaaatataaacaacaatCAAACAACAAGCAACGGTGTATACCAAACTTTCAACGATCAAACTTTCTTAGCATTCAAGAgcgaaaattttaaaaggatttACCTTGGTACAAATACTGTGGAATAAACCGAATCGGAGAGAAAGACTGAATCTTGAAGGGACTCGTGTGAGAATAGAATAAGGAGAGTATCCGTTAGAGTGAGAATCAAAGAGAGCGAGTCGAGTGAGAGTAACTGAGTGGGAGTGAGGAGAGAGCTCTAGACAGGTATAGGTGAGTTTTAGGTTTGAAGCGGTCAAAAATGTATTTCTGAAAGGGTGTTTAAAAACGATGATTGGATATCGAGTTTTAGACTCTCGATTTTGTATACATTATCGAGTactaaaaactcgatttttagttGAATaccgagttttagaaactcgatttttcAAGAATCCACTTGGAAAAATTTGTCCACGTCAGTAAATGAAAAACCCCATAATCGAGTactaaaaactcgattttggtttcaatctcgagttttagaaactcgagttgtTAGTTTCCCAAATTCTTCCAAAACCAGCCAACTAACGAAATCTTTAGCACAGTAATGTTATTTGGAAAGACTGTTCATGGGTACTTCAATTACTAGATAATAGTCTCACTGGTCCAATCCCTGCTTCCATTGGAAAGATGGTTGAATTGTCTGATCTTAAACTTTCTTTAAACAATCTTTCTGGACCAATTCCAACCACGATTGGAAATTTGACCAAGCTTACCACTTTAATTTTGCTCTCAAATGAATTAAGTGGTTCAATTCCCGCTTCCATATGAAACCTAACTTCCTTGTCTTTACTTTACCTTTctgaaaacaaaatttctggATCAATTCCGTCTTCCATAGGAAATATGGTTGCCCTGTCTGAGCTTGACCTTTATGGAAATAAACTTTCTGGATCAATTCCAACCACTATTGGAAAGTTATCCATGCTCACCAGATTCGTTTTGATGGAGAACAAACTAAGTGGTTTTATTCCAGTTGAAATGAATAATCTTACTAGTTTGATAAGTTTGCAACTTGGTAACAACAATTTTATAGGCCAGTTACCTCCACAAATATGCCAATCTGGATTACTTGTTTACTTTAGTGCTCCCTATAACCACTTTACAGGTCCTATCCCAAAAAGCATGAAAAACTGCACTGCCCTCTTCCGACTTAGACTTGATGGAAACAAACTGGCAGGAAATATAGCTGAAGATTTTGATATCTACCCGAGCTTAAATTATATCGATTTGAGCCATAATAATTTGTATGGTGAACTTTCATCAAAGTGGGGGCAGTGCCATAATTtgacaagcctaaaaatctCCAACAACATTATTTCCGGTAGAATACCACCTAAAATTGCCGAGGCAACTATGCTACAAGTCCTTGACCTCTCTTCGAATTGTCTAATGGGGAAGATTCCAAAGGAATTGGGGCACTTGAAATTATTGTTCCGTCTTCTTTTGAATGATAATCAACTTTCTGGTAACATTCCTTCAGAATTTGGAATGCTATCCGTTTTAGAACAATTTAACTTGGCAGCAAACAATCTCAGTGGCTCAATCCCCAACGAACTTAGAGAGTGCTCAAGATTATTATCGCTGAATTTGAGCTAATTTTTACTTGAAGGAGGCATTCCTTCTGATATAGGAAGCTTGCAGTCTCTTCAAAGTCTAGATGTTAGTCAGAATTTGCTAGTAGGAGAGATACCACGACAACTTGGAGGCATGAAGCTGTTGGAAATATTGAATCTCTCTCACAATAATCTCTCTGGTTCCAACCCATCCACGTTTGATGATAGTGCAAGCTTGACATCTGTTGATATATCCTATAATGAGTTAGAGGGTCCTATTCCAAACATCAAGGCTTTCCACAAGGCTTCAATTGCAGAATTGCAAAATAACAGAGGCTTGTGTGGTAATGCTGCTGGCTTGAAGGCTTGCCCAAAAATGATTAGTAATCCTCAAACGAAGAGGACCAACCGATCTTTGGTAATAATTTTACCATCTCTTTTGGTCACACTGTTCATTATATATATCTTTGTAGGAGTTTCACTTCTTTGGTGTAGAAAGAGGAAAACAGAAGGCAAGCCAAGAGAAGCCCATAACGATAATCTGTTTGCAATATGGAGTTATGATGGGAAAATAACGTATCAAAACATCATTGAAGCCACAGAAGATTTCAATTCCAAATATTGCATTGGAGTGGGAGGATATGGAAGTGTTTACAAAGCTGACTTGCCAACTAGCCAAGTCGTTGCTGTGAAGAAATTTCACTCACTACTTGATGGCGAGATATCCAATCAAAAAGCCTTCACGAGTGAGATTCATGCCTTAACAGAAATAAGACATCGTAACATCGTGAAGATGTACGGTTTTTGTTCACATCCAAAATactctcttttgatttatgagTTTTTAGAAGGAGGAAGCTTGGTGAAGTTACTAAACAGTGAGGAAGAAGCAAAAGCATTTGATTGGTTTAAGAGAGCGAACATCGTAAAAGGTGTGGCAAATGCTTTATCTTATATGCACCTTGATTGTTCCCCTTCTATAATTCATCGTGATATATCAAGTAAGAATGTTTTATTGGATCAAGAATATGAGGCTCACATCTCTGACTTCGGCACTGCTAGGCTTTTGAAGCCTGATTCATCCAATTGGACTTCACTTGCAGGCACCTTTGGATACATGGCTCCAGGTTAGTTTTTTCCATTGCTGTCTACTCTATTGTTTATGTAAGTAGCAGTTGGCAATTAGTCATGTTTTGTTTGTTagaaaatttgatattgttGGGTGAGGAATAGGTAGAATTGTCAACCTATGGACTAGATAAATGCCAATTTTGTTGTCGATGGTTTGTCCAAGGCTTTTCTGCTATTTTAATGTTGTGCTATATTAATGCTCATATGCTCTGTAGGTCATATACCTATAGAGCAATCAGCTTAACTTTATTGAATGAGAAAGTACTAGTGCATGTCCgcctctctttttattttattattataacagAAAATCAATTGTGTTATGCATAAGTCCCGTGAACATTGATCCTAACAATTGATTATCATAACATTGATATATTTTACAATTTGCATATGCATGGACCAAATTCAAGTCGTGCTcatattttattactaaaagtGGAGCTGCGATgactttgattaatttttttctttaacagaGCTTGCATACACAATCGAAGTTAATGAAAAATGTGATGTTTTTAGCTTTGGAGTACTGACTTTAGAAATAATAATGGGAAAGCATCCGGGAGATCTTACCTCATATCTTTCATCA
It encodes:
- the LOC142624209 gene encoding uncharacterized protein LOC142624209 gives rise to the protein MSNETNSEIIKKSANPDRINSNSIPLPHTINDLTVEYLNVCSMEPRIDDEPQILHPGPLDESLLTRQRYHRSEDIWNGEDPGPLTCHGRTKEMASIQMGDNRVIDIINRLVEAIAVPLPHNATEMQIHQYARCYILALLRDKLFMDKSGDRVHLMFLAFLRDLRDLPQYSWGSGCLAWLYRELCRASEKGASQIGGASQIGGACTLVQYWAWARLPFLCPRIEPPPGCDYGPWPYAPLAFKWVRVPSSKSRPSGMALIHYREQLVRLQPDQIVWQPYEADFGHLPNFCVAGRDTWTARVPLVCFCIVEIHHPDRVLRQFGLEQERPDHVVYNERLHRMDLRGKVEKNWREEHGPYILTWDMRQQRLCHAPPQTGEMPRDHDYYRWYRSVTQKYVDRNSAKLDISIESHLALLEMLPIGSRAHNHVRRVLNDLAGLGGGPAANGEANNEHETESAATATPSTSAAPVSTSTRATAARGRGGPVTASRSTSAARGRGRPATASRSTSAARGRGRCATTTRVVSSPEIPAPIPHASLQPEVPPPMVDASPQPEVPSPTPPSQPSFDLGIHSQLTPPMHPETPSNPSTSSSAPTLPIDPPRTEPMTMIPTPGLYTEHHYPPSSSSSDPLGPPVGIDTLQPDTDVPDEHPPHQPSPPRGRPQRARRAPTCGTGGHKIGHKGSSMHDDEPKDDAPQPPPPPKHYTRVKKCKIASSASNNWFDGTSPEFCSTHVFSSNASFLAEFVSPFRQVVPAQQPQQFNPVPSQHFYPVGRGVPLMNVGLPPHQTLQPQFSQPMPQLPPRAGQPGHATLPSQEIPLPVAQPNMHIAYEKPIPQLNAQNPNNYSPGLGGPERPLTPSYTFAPSSYGQLHINFNAPTQYQSTSQMHPPSISSSRQLNLPSESQSTAPVTSVQHSVEQPSVPTSVASATSVQPSSTREASTDWIEHTSADGRSKWWRRRGGIGAKRWRAGIQGVRAGRAESSDKWVQ